A portion of the Acidisoma sp. PAMC 29798 genome contains these proteins:
- a CDS encoding ABC transporter ATP-binding protein encodes MEPAPPALLLETVSRRFGAVRAVLPMTLSVAAGERRALLGANGAGKTTLFNVIAGDLPPSTGQIRMFGQDVTRLPTQRRIRLGMRRTYQTSLVFAGLTVRECLFLAERGLGDRRFSWRRAAHCPEMHAADRLAERVGLERMRHIKAGALSHGEARQLELGMATAGSPRLLLLDEPAAGLSLAERHRLIDLLRDLPRSLTLVMIEHDMDVALQSVDRVTVMHNGAVVTEGTPREIAADARVHDIYMGKHGT; translated from the coding sequence ATGGAACCGGCGCCTCCAGCGCTGCTGCTGGAGACGGTGTCGCGGCGCTTCGGCGCTGTGCGCGCCGTGTTACCGATGACACTCTCCGTGGCGGCGGGGGAGCGGCGTGCGCTTCTCGGCGCGAATGGCGCCGGAAAGACGACGTTGTTCAACGTCATCGCCGGCGATCTTCCGCCGAGCACCGGGCAGATTCGCATGTTCGGCCAAGACGTCACGCGTCTGCCCACGCAGCGCCGCATCCGGTTGGGGATGCGGCGCACCTACCAGACATCACTGGTCTTCGCCGGCCTCACCGTGCGGGAATGTCTGTTCCTGGCCGAGCGCGGCCTTGGCGACCGGCGGTTTTCGTGGCGCCGCGCCGCGCACTGCCCCGAAATGCACGCCGCCGACCGATTGGCCGAGCGCGTCGGGTTGGAGCGGATGCGTCACATCAAGGCGGGTGCGCTGTCCCACGGGGAGGCCCGCCAGCTTGAACTCGGCATGGCGACGGCGGGCTCGCCGCGCTTGCTGTTGCTGGATGAGCCTGCGGCCGGCCTATCGCTCGCCGAGCGGCATCGCTTGATCGACCTGCTGCGCGACCTGCCACGGTCGCTCACTCTGGTGATGATCGAGCATGATATGGACGTGGCGCTGCAATCCGTGGACCGCGTGACGGTGATGCATAATGGCGCGGTGGTCACCGAAGGCACGCCGCGCGAAATCGCGGCCGATGCACGCGTCCATGATATCTACATGGGCAAGCATGGAACCTGA
- a CDS encoding ABC transporter substrate-binding protein, with translation MLNRRDFGLVTASAVVTGLTAGGIRRARAAEPLRIGGLATLEGPFAEPGKDSFRGIEMALAEFGPTVAGRTIAFSRASSDGNPDVALASARRLVDQDKVELFVGPLSGSEGIRIKDYAKTVPHVTFFNGSSAAVETTLVDPSPNFYRFNTDGAQWTAALGNYIKKTKGWTRIVLVSEDYSFPYAQIFGLMGTYCADGGRVTHKFFVPLGTKDYSSVIAQLPEKGDVDAIFVVLGGSDAVNFLSQYTQAGGDVPMIGGSIAVDQTVLAAKGPVRAHLPGVLSSGPISDNDPSPAWQSFVASYRKQFPTGLPSPSLFCFNYYVSTKAALLGIQAVDGDLSDGGVKYRAALDKLRFDTPTGPVFINKNRQATATIFVNEIVEKNGDLTTSPVQKFEGVDQFLGLGEAAYLKLGLPTRDNPSCP, from the coding sequence ATGCTCAATAGACGCGATTTTGGACTGGTCACGGCCTCCGCCGTGGTCACCGGATTGACCGCTGGAGGCATCCGGCGTGCCAGAGCCGCGGAGCCGCTGCGCATCGGCGGCCTCGCGACGCTGGAAGGGCCGTTTGCCGAGCCCGGCAAGGATTCCTTCCGTGGCATTGAAATGGCGCTGGCCGAATTCGGCCCCACCGTCGCGGGCCGCACAATCGCCTTCTCGCGCGCCTCCTCGGACGGCAATCCGGATGTCGCCCTCGCCTCCGCCCGCCGTCTGGTCGATCAGGACAAGGTGGAGCTATTCGTGGGTCCGCTGTCGGGCAGCGAAGGCATCCGCATCAAGGACTATGCCAAGACCGTTCCGCATGTGACCTTCTTCAACGGCTCGTCGGCGGCGGTCGAGACAACGCTGGTCGATCCCTCGCCGAATTTCTACCGGTTCAATACGGATGGCGCGCAATGGACCGCAGCCCTCGGCAACTACATCAAGAAGACCAAGGGCTGGACCCGGATCGTTCTAGTCTCTGAGGATTATTCCTTCCCCTATGCGCAGATCTTCGGACTGATGGGCACCTACTGCGCCGATGGTGGCCGCGTCACCCACAAGTTCTTCGTGCCGCTGGGCACCAAGGACTACAGTTCCGTCATCGCCCAGCTTCCCGAAAAGGGCGATGTGGACGCGATCTTCGTCGTGCTCGGGGGATCCGACGCGGTCAACTTCCTCAGCCAATATACCCAGGCGGGCGGCGACGTGCCGATGATCGGCGGCTCGATCGCCGTGGATCAGACCGTGCTCGCCGCAAAGGGACCGGTGCGGGCGCATCTGCCCGGTGTGCTGTCCTCCGGCCCAATTTCGGACAACGACCCCAGCCCCGCCTGGCAGAGTTTCGTCGCGTCCTACAGGAAGCAATTCCCGACCGGCCTGCCGTCACCCTCGCTGTTCTGCTTCAACTACTACGTCAGCACCAAGGCAGCTTTGCTCGGCATCCAGGCCGTGGACGGCGATCTGTCGGATGGCGGCGTCAAGTATCGCGCGGCCTTGGACAAGCTGCGCTTCGACACACCGACCGGGCCGGTGTTCATCAACAAGAACCGCCAGGCCACGGCCACCATCTTCGTCAATGAGATCGTCGAGAAGAATGGCGATCTGACGACGAGCCCGGTCCAGAAGTTCGAGGGTGTGGATCAATTCCTCGGGCTCGGCGAAGCCGCCTATCTCAAGCTCGGGCTGCCGACCCGCGACAACCCGTCCTGCCCATGA
- a CDS encoding branched-chain amino acid ABC transporter permease encodes MTARPIFIAGGILLLLVYPFLLNDFWVLQVGGRTLGFGTIALSLVFLSAYVGMLSLAQMTVAGIAGYAMAYFTAPMGGVGLLLPWPVAVVIALCLAVLAGLVVGAIAVRTEGIYTLMITLAIAVGFYYLTLQNYSMFNGFTGFTRIPPPHVLGIDMAQPKPFFYVSLVAAALCYALVRWVVRTPFGLALQAARDNGRRLRALGYPLALPRIAAFGLAGFIAGVGGILNVWLNGSISPGSIAITPTLDVLMASVLGGMLGPEGAFLGAFLFTVVQSFAIYLVPPERFNTVIGVIFVAVVVFSPDGVLGIGRSALHRIAPGRQPLSGHRDVTTRGTEAPTSLPATRPTFEADGQSTGENHHAQ; translated from the coding sequence ATGACAGCACGGCCGATCTTCATCGCGGGCGGAATCCTGCTGCTACTGGTCTACCCGTTTCTGCTCAACGACTTCTGGGTGCTTCAGGTCGGTGGCCGCACGCTGGGCTTCGGCACCATCGCCCTCAGCCTGGTGTTCCTGTCCGCCTATGTCGGCATGCTGTCTTTGGCGCAGATGACGGTGGCGGGGATCGCGGGCTACGCCATGGCCTATTTCACGGCGCCAATGGGCGGCGTGGGCCTGCTGCTGCCATGGCCTGTGGCCGTGGTGATCGCCCTCTGCCTCGCCGTACTGGCGGGTTTGGTGGTGGGGGCCATCGCGGTGCGCACGGAGGGCATCTACACGCTGATGATCACCCTCGCGATCGCTGTCGGCTTCTATTACCTCACCTTGCAGAACTACTCGATGTTCAACGGCTTCACGGGGTTCACCCGCATCCCGCCGCCGCATGTCCTCGGCATCGACATGGCGCAGCCGAAGCCCTTCTTCTACGTCAGCCTTGTCGCCGCCGCGCTGTGCTACGCGCTGGTGCGCTGGGTCGTGCGCACACCGTTTGGCCTCGCGCTGCAAGCCGCGCGCGACAATGGACGCAGGCTGCGCGCACTGGGCTATCCGCTCGCGCTGCCCCGCATCGCGGCCTTCGGTCTCGCCGGGTTCATCGCCGGTGTCGGCGGCATCCTCAATGTCTGGCTCAATGGCTCCATCTCACCGGGCTCGATCGCCATCACGCCAACGCTGGACGTGCTGATGGCATCGGTCCTGGGCGGCATGCTGGGGCCGGAAGGCGCCTTCCTCGGCGCCTTCCTGTTCACGGTCGTGCAAAGCTTCGCCATCTACCTGGTGCCGCCCGAGCGCTTCAACACCGTCATCGGTGTGATCTTCGTGGCCGTCGTCGTGTTCTCACCCGATGGCGTGCTGGGGATCGGGCGCAGCGCTCTTCATCGTATCGCCCCGGGGCGGCAGCCCTTGTCGGGCCACAGAGATGTCACGACGCGTGGCACCGAAGCGCCCACGTCGCTGCCAGCAACCCGTCCGACGTTCGAAGCGGACGGCCAATCAACGGGAGAGAACCACCATGCTCAATAG
- a CDS encoding branched-chain amino acid ABC transporter permease produces the protein MIHLINWRLFWIESLNGIMLASLYFTVASGFTLIFGLMRVVNMAHGSLYLLGAYVGYEAQLATGSWVAALLAGAAAAAALGAVLQMAFFSWMQGQDLRQALVAIGISIVLADLMLWQWGGTTYQLTLPDSLNGFVPLLVVRRYSMARLLLVAVAVCVGVALWLLLTRTRLGILIRAGVDDRRMVEALGVNVPLVFLVVFAIGGALAGFAGVIGGSVLSVSPGEDARYLLSSLIVVIVGGMGSIPGAALGALLVGMAETYGLAYAPTYGVAFTFLIMVAVLAIRPRGLMGRRA, from the coding sequence TTGATCCATCTGATCAATTGGCGGCTGTTCTGGATCGAAAGCCTCAACGGCATCATGCTGGCCTCGCTCTATTTCACCGTGGCGAGCGGGTTTACGCTCATCTTCGGCCTCATGCGCGTCGTCAACATGGCGCATGGTTCGCTCTATCTCCTCGGCGCTTACGTTGGTTATGAAGCGCAGCTCGCCACCGGAAGCTGGGTCGCAGCGCTCCTCGCCGGCGCGGCAGCGGCGGCCGCGTTGGGGGCGGTTCTGCAAATGGCCTTCTTTAGCTGGATGCAGGGTCAGGATCTGCGTCAGGCGCTGGTCGCCATCGGCATATCCATCGTGCTGGCCGACCTCATGCTGTGGCAATGGGGCGGCACCACCTATCAACTGACCCTGCCCGACAGTTTGAACGGCTTTGTGCCGCTCTTGGTCGTGCGGCGCTATTCGATGGCGCGTCTGCTGCTGGTCGCCGTTGCCGTCTGCGTCGGCGTCGCCTTGTGGCTGCTGCTCACGCGCACACGTCTGGGCATCCTGATCCGCGCCGGGGTCGATGATCGCCGCATGGTGGAGGCTCTGGGCGTCAACGTACCGCTGGTCTTTCTCGTCGTCTTCGCGATTGGGGGCGCCTTGGCAGGCTTCGCCGGCGTCATCGGCGGATCGGTCCTCTCCGTCTCACCGGGTGAAGACGCGCGCTACCTCCTCTCCTCCCTCATCGTCGTCATTGTCGGCGGCATGGGCAGCATTCCGGGGGCGGCACTGGGCGCGCTGCTGGTCGGCATGGCCGAGACTTACGGTCTGGCTTATGCGCCGACCTATGGTGTCGCCTTCACCTTCCTCATCATGGTCGCGGTTCTGGCGATCCGCCCCCGCGGCTTGATGGGGCGCCGCGCATGA
- a CDS encoding phosphoenolpyruvate hydrolase family protein, producing MIASAPASFSEGSDFLVLAPHLAGLSAELGDLVGILPIGSINQTLLTLVRTPSAIPVYAAILPTDPFLGGDALFRELAARGVSAVVNFPTTGLAQGEFRRALETAAMDHGHELQMLGRATSFGLRAMATVFSYDQAMQAVAEGIDRLLLHPGLTTGDADLDQRLAEGVETLVRRLVDGGHGDSLVLYRHPSFGTRLEAAGRLVPALLDWGIVPEQDLRC from the coding sequence ATGATCGCGTCCGCGCCGGCCAGCTTCTCAGAGGGGTCGGACTTTTTGGTTCTGGCCCCGCATCTGGCCGGCCTATCGGCGGAACTCGGCGATCTCGTCGGCATTCTGCCGATCGGGAGCATCAATCAGACGCTTCTCACACTGGTGAGGACGCCGTCCGCCATTCCCGTCTATGCCGCGATCCTGCCCACCGATCCATTTCTGGGCGGGGACGCGCTGTTTCGCGAATTGGCGGCAAGGGGCGTCAGCGCCGTCGTCAATTTCCCGACCACGGGCCTCGCGCAAGGGGAGTTTCGGCGCGCCCTGGAAACGGCGGCCATGGATCATGGCCACGAACTGCAGATGCTCGGGCGCGCCACGTCCTTCGGCCTGCGTGCGATGGCGACCGTCTTCTCCTACGATCAGGCGATGCAGGCTGTGGCGGAGGGCATCGATCGGCTGCTGCTGCACCCAGGCCTGACGACGGGGGACGCGGACCTCGATCAGCGGCTGGCGGAAGGGGTGGAAACACTTGTGCGGCGCCTCGTCGATGGTGGGCACGGGGACAGCCTGGTGCTCTACCGCCACCCGAGTTTTGGCACGCGATTGGAGGCGGCGGGGCGTCTGGTGCCGGCGCTGCTCGACTGGGGCATCGTGCCGGAGCAGGACCTCAGGTGCTAA
- a CDS encoding phosphoenolpyruvate hydrolase family protein, translating into MLTGPRRKSLPPWLRRTATNGDQTGRFLIGAAIGVGMVARSAELGGADFLIALAVGRLRIQGAPSVASMLPTHDANACVAQFGRTEILGKVALPVMFGVSVFDPRTDLHALLDRIRDWGFAGVTNFPTSIHLDDRFAAALSRQGLGFGREIDLMRAARARGLGTVAYARSEEQAAGMAEAGADMLCLNFGWNAGGQAGLPSHLALDDAGSQAARLFGTLRRKRPDLLCVVEGGPIESPETAADVCRASAADGYIGGSTLDRMPLEAAIVEATSAYRSVAALSRRVEALQDAMLGDGRRFGLIGRSPGIRHVVRLIERFAPTTMTVLLLGANGTGKELVARALHASSGRAGRPLVTLNCAALPRDLVESEMFGHEKGAFTGATRARLGRFEEAEGGSLFLDEIGELDISSQAKLLRVLENGAFERVGSNQTRRADARIICATNRDLREMVATGRFREDLYYRLNKLEITLPPLSERLEDVPALVEHILQTSVVALNPRVRAVDGAALRALIAHSWPGNIRELRNALERAAVLCDSDRISVAHLPHFEPAVSTAPAAVADPPRAEGGERDWLLDALRLHRFRRDETAEALGIARKTLYNKMRRYKLL; encoded by the coding sequence GTGCTAACGGGACCGCGCCGCAAATCCTTGCCGCCGTGGCTGCGCCGCACCGCCACTAACGGTGATCAAACGGGAAGATTCCTGATCGGGGCCGCGATCGGTGTCGGCATGGTGGCGCGATCTGCCGAGCTAGGTGGTGCGGATTTTCTCATCGCCCTCGCCGTCGGCCGGCTGCGTATCCAGGGCGCGCCGTCAGTCGCCTCGATGCTGCCGACCCATGATGCCAATGCCTGCGTCGCCCAATTCGGGCGCACGGAGATCCTCGGAAAAGTAGCCTTACCAGTGATGTTCGGCGTGTCGGTCTTCGATCCGCGCACGGATCTTCACGCTTTGCTCGATCGTATTCGCGATTGGGGCTTTGCGGGCGTCACCAATTTCCCGACCTCCATCCATCTCGATGATCGCTTCGCCGCAGCACTGAGCCGACAGGGTCTGGGCTTCGGTCGGGAGATCGACCTGATGCGCGCGGCGCGGGCGCGGGGCCTCGGCACCGTTGCTTACGCACGATCGGAGGAGCAGGCGGCGGGCATGGCCGAAGCCGGCGCCGATATGCTGTGCCTCAACTTTGGCTGGAACGCCGGCGGTCAGGCCGGTCTACCCAGCCACCTCGCGCTGGATGATGCAGGGTCGCAGGCCGCGCGCCTGTTCGGCACGCTGCGGCGCAAGCGGCCCGATCTGCTTTGCGTCGTTGAAGGCGGCCCGATCGAAAGCCCGGAAACGGCGGCCGATGTCTGTCGTGCCAGCGCGGCGGACGGCTATATCGGCGGCTCGACGCTGGACCGGATGCCCCTCGAAGCGGCCATCGTCGAGGCGACCTCCGCCTATCGGTCGGTTGCGGCGCTCAGCCGGCGTGTCGAAGCCCTGCAGGATGCCATGCTTGGGGACGGCCGGCGGTTTGGGCTGATCGGGCGGTCGCCGGGCATTCGCCACGTCGTTCGACTGATCGAGCGCTTCGCCCCCACGACCATGACCGTGCTGCTGCTCGGTGCCAATGGCACGGGCAAGGAGCTGGTCGCCCGCGCCCTGCATGCGAGCAGCGGGCGGGCGGGCCGGCCGCTGGTGACCCTCAATTGTGCGGCGCTGCCACGCGATCTCGTTGAAAGCGAAATGTTCGGCCATGAGAAGGGCGCCTTCACGGGGGCCACCCGCGCTCGCCTCGGTCGGTTCGAGGAAGCGGAAGGCGGCTCGCTGTTCCTGGACGAGATCGGCGAGCTGGATATCTCCTCCCAAGCCAAGCTTCTACGTGTGCTGGAGAACGGGGCCTTCGAGCGTGTCGGGTCCAACCAAACGCGGCGGGCGGATGCGCGCATCATTTGCGCCACCAATCGTGACTTGCGGGAGATGGTGGCGACCGGCCGTTTTCGCGAAGACCTCTACTACCGCTTGAACAAGCTCGAAATCACATTGCCGCCGCTGTCTGAGCGGCTGGAGGATGTGCCCGCGCTGGTCGAGCATATTCTCCAGACCTCCGTAGTCGCGCTCAATCCGAGGGTGCGTGCGGTGGACGGCGCGGCCTTGCGCGCGCTGATTGCCCATTCCTGGCCCGGCAATATCCGCGAGCTGCGCAACGCGCTGGAACGGGCGGCGGTGCTGTGCGACAGCGACCGCATCAGCGTCGCGCATCTGCCGCATTTCGAGCCCGCCGTGTCCACCGCGCCGGCCGCCGTTGCGGACCCGCCGCGCGCCGAGGGTGGCGAACGGGATTGGCTGTTGGACGCACTGCGACTGCACCGGTTTCGTCGTGACGAGACGGCGGAGGCCTTGGGGATCGCGCGCAAGACACTGTACAATAAGATGCGGCGGTACAAGCTGCTGTGA
- a CDS encoding SDR family NAD(P)-dependent oxidoreductase: MLLAGKVAVISGSAGPRGLGFATAQMFAAQGAHVVILDIAQEASEEAAAKLGPDHRGFACDVTSRAACDAAAQAAIAHFGTVDILINNAGISQPIRIMDVTAADYDAVLNVNLRGVMFLSQAFIPHMRANKSGVIACTSSVSAQRGGGIFGGPHYSASKAGVLGLAKAMARELGPDNIRVNCVTPGLIPTDLTGDKLTEAMRADIVKGIPLGRLGKVEDVAGAFLFLASDLSAYVTGATIDVNGGMLIHG; this comes from the coding sequence ATGCTTTTGGCGGGCAAGGTTGCTGTTATTTCCGGGTCTGCCGGACCGCGTGGCCTCGGTTTCGCTACAGCGCAGATGTTCGCGGCGCAGGGGGCACACGTCGTGATCCTCGACATCGCGCAGGAGGCGTCTGAGGAAGCTGCCGCGAAGCTCGGGCCCGATCATCGCGGCTTCGCCTGCGACGTGACCAGCCGCGCGGCCTGCGATGCCGCCGCGCAGGCGGCGATCGCGCATTTCGGTACGGTCGATATCCTGATCAACAACGCCGGCATCAGCCAGCCGATTCGCATCATGGATGTGACGGCGGCGGATTATGATGCGGTGCTGAACGTCAATCTGCGCGGCGTGATGTTCCTTAGCCAGGCTTTCATTCCCCATATGAGGGCGAACAAAAGCGGCGTCATCGCCTGCACCTCGTCGGTATCGGCGCAACGGGGCGGCGGCATTTTCGGCGGCCCGCATTACTCCGCGTCGAAAGCGGGTGTGCTCGGCCTCGCCAAGGCGATGGCGCGCGAACTCGGCCCGGACAATATCCGCGTCAATTGCGTCACCCCCGGCCTGATCCCGACAGACCTGACGGGCGACAAGCTGACCGAGGCGATGCGCGCCGATATCGTCAAGGGCATTCCGCTCGGTCGGCTCGGCAAGGTCGAAGACGTGGCCGGGGCATTTCTGTTCCTGGCCTCAGATCTCTCGGCCTATGTCACTGGCGCGACGATCGATGTGAACGGCGGCATGCTCATCCACGGATGA
- a CDS encoding SDR family NAD(P)-dependent oxidoreductase encodes MANPLTLPRLPSFALTGRRALVTGAGRGLGVACAAALAQAGAHVTLLSRTQDEIAQVAAAIQAEGGRADCMVADVTDIAAVAALIDAQPPFDILVNNAGSNRPAHFLDVTSEDYDAVAALNLRATFFVSQAVARGLAHATRPGSIIHMSSQMGHVGGNHRTVYCATKHAIEGLTKAMAIDLGPLGIRVNSIGPTFIETPLTRPFFEAPGFRESVLNKIKLGRVGQVEDLMGAVVFLASDASALMTGSAVVIDGGWTAE; translated from the coding sequence ATGGCTAATCCATTGACCTTGCCGCGCCTGCCGTCCTTCGCCCTCACCGGGCGACGCGCCCTGGTCACCGGTGCGGGCCGTGGCCTCGGCGTCGCCTGCGCGGCGGCCCTGGCCCAAGCGGGCGCCCATGTCACGCTGCTCTCGCGCACGCAGGACGAGATCGCACAGGTCGCAGCGGCCATCCAGGCGGAGGGCGGCCGCGCCGATTGCATGGTGGCGGATGTCACTGACATCGCGGCGGTGGCCGCTTTGATCGACGCGCAGCCGCCCTTCGACATCCTGGTCAACAACGCCGGCAGCAACCGCCCTGCCCATTTCCTTGATGTGACATCCGAGGATTACGACGCGGTCGCCGCGCTGAACCTGCGCGCGACCTTCTTCGTGTCGCAGGCCGTGGCGCGCGGCTTGGCCCACGCCACGCGCCCCGGCTCCATCATCCATATGTCATCGCAAATGGGCCATGTCGGCGGCAACCATCGCACGGTCTATTGCGCCACCAAACATGCGATCGAAGGCCTCACCAAAGCCATGGCGATTGACCTCGGCCCGTTGGGCATTCGCGTCAATTCCATCGGGCCGACCTTCATCGAAACCCCCCTCACCCGGCCCTTCTTTGAGGCTCCTGGATTTCGCGAGAGCGTGCTGAACAAGATCAAACTCGGCCGTGTCGGTCAGGTCGAGGATCTGATGGGCGCCGTGGTCTTCCTCGCCTCGGACGCCTCTGCCCTGATGACGGGTTCGGCGGTGGTTATCGACGGTGGCTGGACCGCCGAATAA
- a CDS encoding CaiB/BaiF CoA transferase family protein, translated as MTERTGDNSRVPPFASPAALLSDLLPDQAVLTNIRVLDIATFVAAPFCGTILGDFGAEVIKIEQPGEGDALRGFGTRTECGDTLVWLSESRNKKTVTLNLNTPEGADIFRKLVAQSDVVLENFRPGTLEKWGVGFEALRAINPKLVMLRVSAYGQTGPKRNEPGFARIAHAFGGLSNLAGEADGPPVVPGSTSLADYISGMWGAIGVLLALRHVEQGGDGQFIDIGLYESVFRLLDEIAPAYAKYGTIRQRMGADTVNVAPHSHYRTADGKWVAVACTNDRMFERLAAVMGRADMATSPFYATSIARVERRAEVNAVVADWIGALPQAEVLDICQKGGVPCGPVYSIEDIFEDAQYKARENLMEVEDPRVGKLTIPAAIPRLSETPAVFRHTGRGLGADTDSVLTSLLGLDAATLSRLRAERVI; from the coding sequence GTGACCGAAAGAACAGGCGACAACAGCCGTGTGCCGCCCTTTGCTTCGCCCGCTGCCCTGCTGAGCGACCTGCTTCCCGACCAAGCAGTGCTGACCAATATCCGCGTGCTCGATATCGCGACCTTCGTCGCGGCGCCCTTCTGTGGCACCATCCTGGGTGACTTCGGTGCCGAGGTCATCAAGATCGAACAGCCAGGCGAGGGTGACGCGTTGCGCGGTTTCGGCACGCGCACGGAATGCGGTGACACGCTCGTCTGGCTCAGCGAGTCGCGCAACAAGAAAACCGTTACGCTGAATCTAAACACACCAGAAGGCGCTGATATCTTTCGCAAGCTCGTCGCGCAGTCCGACGTCGTGCTCGAGAACTTCCGCCCCGGCACCTTGGAGAAATGGGGCGTCGGGTTTGAGGCGCTGCGGGCCATCAACCCCAAGCTCGTCATGCTGCGCGTCAGTGCCTATGGGCAAACGGGACCGAAGCGGAACGAGCCGGGATTCGCGCGCATCGCACATGCTTTCGGTGGCCTCAGCAATCTCGCGGGTGAAGCCGATGGGCCGCCGGTCGTTCCCGGCTCGACCTCGCTCGCGGATTACATCTCCGGCATGTGGGGCGCCATCGGCGTTCTGCTTGCGCTGCGTCATGTCGAACAGGGCGGCGATGGCCAGTTCATCGACATCGGTCTTTACGAAAGCGTCTTTCGTCTGCTGGATGAAATCGCACCCGCTTATGCGAAATACGGCACCATCCGCCAGCGCATGGGGGCGGATACGGTCAATGTCGCGCCCCATAGCCACTACCGCACGGCCGATGGCAAATGGGTGGCGGTCGCCTGCACCAATGACAGGATGTTCGAACGCCTCGCGGCCGTCATGGGCCGCGCGGATATGGCAACTTCTCCCTTCTATGCGACATCCATCGCCCGTGTGGAGCGACGCGCAGAAGTGAATGCTGTGGTCGCGGATTGGATCGGCGCCCTGCCGCAGGCCGAGGTTCTCGACATCTGCCAGAAGGGCGGCGTGCCCTGTGGCCCGGTCTATTCCATCGAAGATATCTTCGAAGATGCCCAGTACAAGGCGCGGGAGAATCTGATGGAGGTGGAGGATCCGCGCGTCGGCAAGCTGACCATTCCCGCCGCCATTCCCCGGCTTTCCGAAACGCCGGCGGTGTTTCGCCATACAGGCCGCGGCCTGGGCGCGGATACGGATAGCGTGCTGACCAGCCTGCTCGGCCTTGATGCCGCCACGCTCTCGCGCTTGCGCGCCGAACGCGTTATCTAG
- a CDS encoding LysR family transcriptional regulator gives MQPIMNVNLKLFQVFLLVAEHASFRSAADQAHRSQSSISTQIKQLEGQLGVALFHRTTRSVRLTAEGEQLLDCVRRALHEVEAGLRKIAEAVDMRRGYVSVGCSPTVAATRLPIVLAAFRHDYPDVKLFVRELTSSDLFESLRKREVDFGIAPVTAETDLTFKPILKEDIYALVPRRLFQTLKSSIPLAELVQMPVLLLNPATALRALIEATVSAQGLTLSTNYQFSQVQTLIAAATAGLGTAILPKIALPKVPSDDLQVLRIVDPPMTREIAIVTVKGQSLSPAATRLVALITRLIDPQKGQATIKPASRKRVTH, from the coding sequence ATGCAACCCATTATGAACGTCAACCTGAAGCTGTTTCAGGTCTTTCTCCTGGTCGCGGAACACGCCAGCTTCCGCTCGGCCGCCGATCAGGCCCATCGCTCGCAATCCTCCATCAGCACCCAGATCAAGCAGCTTGAGGGCCAGTTGGGCGTTGCTTTGTTCCATCGCACGACCCGGTCTGTGCGACTGACGGCGGAAGGCGAGCAGCTTCTGGACTGTGTCCGCCGCGCCCTGCATGAGGTGGAGGCGGGCCTGAGAAAGATCGCTGAGGCCGTGGATATGCGGCGGGGCTATGTCTCGGTCGGCTGCTCCCCGACGGTCGCGGCCACGCGCCTGCCGATCGTTCTGGCGGCCTTCCGGCACGACTATCCGGACGTGAAGCTGTTCGTGCGCGAACTCACCTCCTCCGACCTGTTCGAGAGCCTGCGCAAGCGCGAAGTGGATTTCGGAATCGCCCCCGTGACGGCGGAGACGGACCTGACCTTCAAGCCGATTCTGAAGGAGGATATCTATGCCCTCGTGCCCCGCCGGCTGTTCCAGACCCTGAAATCGAGCATTCCCCTGGCCGAACTGGTGCAGATGCCGGTGCTGCTGCTCAACCCGGCCACGGCGCTGCGCGCCTTGATCGAGGCGACCGTGTCGGCGCAAGGGCTCACGCTTTCGACCAACTATCAGTTCAGCCAGGTGCAAACCTTGATCGCGGCCGCCACGGCGGGCCTCGGCACGGCGATTCTGCCCAAGATCGCCCTACCCAAAGTGCCGTCCGACGATCTTCAGGTGCTGCGGATCGTCGATCCGCCGATGACGCGGGAGATCGCCATCGTCACCGTCAAAGGCCAATCCCTGTCGCCCGCCGCCACCCGGCTGGTGGCGCTGATCACGCGCTTGATCGATCCCCAGAAGGGACAGGCTACGATCAAGCCGGCGAGCCGGAAACGCGTGACCCATTGA